DNA sequence from the Glycine soja cultivar W05 chromosome 18, ASM419377v2, whole genome shotgun sequence genome:
AAAAAGGACAACTAACATGCAGCATCAATTAAGTAGTTGATTCTTATAGGAACTAGGGGCtttggataaatattaataaaatatggcATGGGTTTTATGTATAAAGGTTCCACTACACCAAAATTTACTATTAGCCGCAATTATTATGCTTcttaaagattataaaaattgCCACTAAAATGTTTACGGGCAATTATTCATTAGCCAGTGTCGGCGTCAGTAAATGTGTTCCCGACAATTAAAAGAAATGCTGGTAAAAGTACCTTTTATGGCCGGTAAAAATCAAGTGTATAGCAGCAATATTAATTAACGGCAATTCAAATAAGAAGGCAAGCTCAATTGTTACCAATGGTACACCTGATGATGATACGCCAAGGAAGATAGGATCTCCACCGTAGTGAACTTTGTCATCGCCTCTATACAGGATAAGATCTCCACGATGCGGGTCCATCACTTTCAGTTTCCACGTTGCGGGTCCATCTATATCAAGAAAAAGGGAAAGGGAATGGGGTTCAGTGAGGTCATGCATATTCTTCAATGTCACCCCATGAAAGATCTTCTCTCACTCCAATACAAAACATACAACAAACAAACATTCATAGTAACTATTGTATAAAGGATTCAACAGTACATGCATTTGCAATTAAAGTGTATtcgaattttaaattttatatataaagcaAATCAAGCCAAATACAAAATCAGAAAATCGATAAGAACATATTACTACACAGTGATTTGGAAAATGAATAGAACTCACACATATGAAGTTGTTTCCCTATTCTTGGCTCTCAGCTAGTGTCCAACACTACGATTATAAAAATCCCCATTACATTTTTACTGTCGCAAGAATTTTCGTGCACTAGAGAGTGAATGAGGGAGAGTACCATCGGAAGTGTCAACATCAATGGAGCAAACCTTGGGAGAAAGCAAGTGCTAGAACTAGTAAGGGCCACCACAACGCCGTTGGAACTTCGTTGCAGAAACGAAGTGGGATTCCAATTAAGAGAGGAAGTGATGCTCGGTTTATTCACTCAGAAAAAACCCTAAAATGTGAAATCTAAGTGTTTGATgatttattctctcaaagagaaaCCCTAAAGAAcaaagggtgttgctaggtgtaCCCAGCATTATTATTGGTgcggtgcacccagcattttttaaaaatgtcaaaattGTCCCTGTTTCGCATTTGTGGTGGGTGTGCGTGAAGGTGGTCCGTAAAtcgtacggatcaagttgatttgtaAGGTTGATACGAATCAAATTGATCCATATGTTGATATTAAgcatacagatcaagttgatccgtaaaaagGCTTATGGATCAAATTGATCCCtaaaagacttacggatcaactttaTTCGTAAAAGACTTATGAAtgcttatggatcaagttgaaagacttacagataaaaaatatttcagtcTTTTTTCCTTAAGTGTTGGGTGCACTAGCAATAATGCtgagtgcacctagcaacacccaagAACAAATTGAAAGAAAACGAATGGATTGGGAGAAGAAAAGTGAGAGACTGAGAGAGAGAAAGCAAAGGacggaaaagaagaaaaaaagtattaaataaaatagggTTAGGTACAAGTGCCTAGGTGAAAGCTATGTCAgctttgttaaaataataataaaaaaagcattAAATGTATTATTGTGCTTCAAAATCTTTTATCAAAACTTTCAGTTACTTTCAAATGAAACTTTTTATAACCAGCTTTGTAAGGTTAGGATTGCTTTTACTTAGTCACATTTAGATTCTTGCAATTTTGATGAACCTTCAATATGAATTTTATCATTCTTCAATTTTCAgtagaaaaatgaaatttgaatcaAGATCCTATTAAACTGGATAAACCAAAAGCATTAGTGcataaaagttaatatattaCAAAAGGATGATCACCTCACAATCACACTCTCACAGCATATACAAGATAGATGATGCACACAGAACgaaaactaaaaacttaatttaccCAATCACTTGCTATATAGAAACGAAAACATTACTTGAAAACAATACTTTTACAATATCAAGCATCAGACCAGGTAATATCCAACCCACCCCATTCATTTAGGGGCACTCCTAAGGCTTTCCAAACAGCCTTTGATGCATCAACAATGTTGTTGGGACATGGAGGTTGATAGTCATGCTCTGCATCACATCCCTTTCTTGAGTCACACTGATCAACCACCATGGCCACCACACTTCTACCATTGCCGCTAATGGTGATGTTGTGGAGGCACCTGCTCTTGTGGTTGAACCATCCCGTGGACAGTGCCACGACCGGTGTGTCGTCAGAATGGTACTGGTTATCACATTCTGAAGGGCCACCACCATCTCCACCCTTCTGAAAACTGTTGAGAGTGAGATAGGCCTTGGTGTTGCTTGACATTGGTGGTGAACATTCATATGTTGTGTACATTTTGCCTTCTTTGCAACAGTCAGAATCATTCTCTTGGTTGCATTGTCCTGGAGGGGCCTTCTTTCCTCTAATTCTTCCACTTGGGCGGCACTTTTGAGCTTCAGAGTAAAAACAACTTGTCAAGATGAGAGTGGCTAATAAAATGAAGGATGCATTTGGGATAAACCTCTTCATTTTTTGTATGAACTTCTTTGTTTCTACTCTTTGTTGTTCTTTCAAGTGTTTGATGCATTGATAtggatatttttatttgtatatatagaAAACTCTTGATCAGGTACATGATTTGGCTTCAAAATATAGGTTTATTTTGGGGTCATCAAGCAATGAGTTTTAAATTGTCGTAATTTGCCAAAATGACAAGTACAACATTCTTAAAACATCAATAACTCCAATTCCAATTCCCATCATACAAACTTTATAGTTTGATTTTGAACACATACTTGTCCTagttacaataaataataagtcAGACTTATGTAACCTcttacattatgaaatttattccTTGTTACTGTGCAgcacaaacaacaaaataagtttcttttacttaatttttcattattacagtacttaaaatatacatattgaataaaattggaataattatCACAGTACCGATTTTGAAGGTAATATatgtttagaaactaaaaatctagAATACGTATATGCTTGGAGTAAGGATTATATTTATGCTTCTTGTCTTATTAATTGGATGATAACATGTAAAACATTCTTCTTGTAGGTGAAATAACTAGTTTCTTGATTTTGAATAGCGCCAAGAAGTTAgtcttaattaataataataaataaataacacgtATGGCCATGGCTGCTGCTAATCTATATGAAAATGATCAAATCCTTAAAGAAACAAGATGGATAAACATAATATATAAGAACGAAGTTGCAGTCTccataagaaaacaaataaaatattcaacagACTacgtgtaaaatatttatttgcccGCCGTATCTGCAACCTCTGGATCCATACCTCATGCAGCCAAGtatgtctttatttatttatttatttatttgtgtctGTGTTGATGTTAGTTATGTTAGGGAAGTATTATTTAAGGATTATTGGATCTCATGTTATACATCACAGGGTAGTAAGATAATTTGTCTTTATGTTATTGTAATTaccaaaaatttatttagtaaGTATTTGATGTTGTAGATTATTGTAAACTTGGAACGAACCAAAACAAAATGTAACAGGAGATGTCAGTTAAAGTTAACACTGCTAGCTAGGTGGCTTTTAGCTAGCAAGAAGCAAAATTTCCAATTGCGTACTGCTAAGTGAGGATTTTTTCAGAGTATGTGACTATGTTTCTTAGGGCAGTTTAGACTCTGATAACTTAATAAAAAGTTGAACCATAATTCAATAGATAAGTTAATATTGGATTTCTTAGGGCGTCAGATGGTTTCTTTGGATTGTTCTGTAAGGCAGTTTTGGGTTTGGTAACCCTTGTACTCTTTACAAGTAATATAATCTTtgccttttcaaaaataatacaaaaataaaattgcacaGACAAGAATTAGAGGATCGAGCAAATACAAGCTACTtgaataattcatttttaagaatTGAGTAATTGCAAAATTAGCTATTTGAAGATTTGGTACTCTTTCAAACTGCCGAGTAATGGATTCCACTAGTGAAAGAAAGGATAGATCACAGTACCTTTTCATaggagaaaatattttattcggGTTCTCTTTCAAATTGCCAAGAAAATAATTGACATGAACCTTCGGTTGTTGTTGCTTTTTGATTCCTTCCTTGCATGAAAAGCTTAAATTGATGCCATGATTAACTAAATCTTATATACAAGTACATCaaagatttctttcattcatttttcaTCAACTTCTCGTGAAACTACGTACAACAAGCCTCATCCTATCAAGGTTCGCTTTTACCGCCATTTTACACTCATTATTTCTATTATGCACTATGTTGATTTGGTACTTGGTAGCTTCttgtttttacttatttttaaatttctcatgTGTTTAAATTTCTCATGTTCAGCGAGTTGATGACATCAGCAATCAAACCAGTTGATGTGAGATTAAAATCAGATTAACCAAAAAAGTTACACGTGAGTGTCTCATCAATTCCTTAATGACATGGCATGTGATCACTAGGCTGCCAAAGGGATTGTCATGACATCAatattaacaaagaaaaaatatggggactaaaaatgctaaaaaatattgtttaggaactaaaaaatagttaaaagtttaagaacaaaaatataattaaccctattttttattataaagattTCTCCAGATCATTTTTACTATGATATTTAAAGTCTTTAAAGGGTCAGCTATTTGATTAACAagttaaaatgtatattttgtatataagatgaataatatatatatatatatatatatatatatatatatatatatatataattaacaattCTTGAAACCAACGATAtatcaaataaactaaaattaaaataaattgtaattaaatagtTTACTATGATTAACACTAAATTTTTATATACACTCTTTTTACATTATGCAAACTTCAATTTCTATGATACAGTacactcttttattttattaattttttatgttgcatttattttgtattttttttagtaattgaatttttgtttctttggaAATAATCTTGTTTGAGGTATGTTTTAACTCTAAATTTCTATGATTTTACTatgaaatattaatgaaaactactaatacaaattatttccaTAAGgtcattatttaatatataaataaattggtAATTATGAATTATATGGATAATCTTGTCAATTTATTACTGTATTTagatgtcattttaatttttaatacactAGTAAGGATAAACATCAACATATTAGTTTTATTATAATATGAAGGAAATTAACTGAAGCATGAGCATTGAAGTGTAATCCTTCATTTTATCAAGGCtcatttttgttgtattttttttttcctatctcTTTCGTCAAAACATCATTTTTGTAGCTACAAAAAGTCTGGTACCCTGCaatatttctttgtttttgtagTTGAAAAATGTCTATTCGAACAAGCAAAATGAAAGCAGTAACCGTGTTGCTAAAGCGTGAGAGGACTGCCAGAACCATTTTGCATCAAAGAGAAACAGATGAATCATTTGATGGGAAGTTGGAAAAATTGATGTAGGAATTGAACAAGATAAACGCCGTGTTTATGAGAGTTAAGAAGAAATGCTTGACACATTAGCAGAGGTGGATGGCCATCTTCGCAAGTTGGATAAGAAGAGGTTGGACCAAGAGATGGATGGCATTTGCAAAAGAATAAGGGAATGTGCTCACAAGTTGCTCCCAATGGATGATTATGATGAGGAGGATCACAAGAGTAGTGAAATACTACACTCATCTTCAACccaacacaacaatcacttgTTGCTGGAAAGGTATTGCATGCTAGGACAGCAAAGAAGTGTTTGCTTGTTGCCTCTCTTAGTTTTCCCTGAACATGCTATTATAAAGAATTTACGTACAATTTATTGGTGGATTGAAGAGGGTTATGTTGAAAATACAGAAGAGAAAACAGCAGAGGAAGTGGGTGAGGATGTGATTGATGagcttttgaaattaaatttgattgtaCCCTATGGTAATGCCAAGTATCCCCTTgtcaataaatttcaaattcatccTCACATCCTTCCTCTCTTGGAGTCATCAGATCTGTATGAAAAAAGACAACTGCATCTTGGATATTATCTCCAATAATCCATGCTTGCATGTCTAGTACTTGAGCAACAAAAAGTTATACAAGTAGATGGGGTTAGTTCTATTCTTGATGATTATTTGATATTGACTGTTTTTAACGTTGGTGTGACTAATCTGAATTTTGGATCTCAATGGCTGGATAAAAATATGAAGGATTTTATATGTGCTCCAACTTGGTCATTGGCAAGATTCACCTTCCCATCACATTGAAATCGGGAGTCAAAAATTCCTAAAGGACTTAAGGAATCTAAAGACGTTGTTTTATCATAGTCTTCGTGGGATATCAAGAATATCTGAGCTTCCACCCTCCATTGCTCAACTTGAGAGCCTAGAAATTCTTGATCTCAAAGCTTGCCACAACTTGGAAACACTGCCTAATTATATTTCATCAATGAAACATCTCACACATCTCATTGTATCCCAGTGTTACTTTTTGGAGGGCATGCCAAAGGGGATTGAAAAGCTCACAAATCTCCAAGTTCTCAAGGGATTTGTCATAAGTACTTCTAGAAAGACTCCCTGCAGAATATCAGATCTTTAGAATTTGAAAGAACTAAGGAGACTCAGCATACATATAGGAAGTGAGGCTGTTATCAAAGATGGGAGTTTGAAAGCTTGGGAGAGTTGTCGGCacttaaacatctcaaaatatcATGGGGAGTGTCTGAAACAAGGTACAGTGATTTGCCTCCAACATTGAAAAAGTTGCATCTTGAAGGCTTTCCTGGACAGAAAGTTCCAGAATTCCTGAAGCCTAGCAAGCTTCCCAGTGGATTCAAACAGCTAAAAATAATCGGAGGAAAACTCCAAAGTatgaatgatgatgatgatgtgaaCAAGTGGGGCATGGAGATCGTGCATCTCAAGTAgctaaaggatttgaaagttgaCTTAACAAATTTGCAACAATTGTTTCCTTTGCTGAGGTATgcagaaataaaacaaatctcAAACCATTCATACATTGAATGGAGGAGCATTGAAGAGaaaggtaaaattaattttatgtcataagatgtttcatatatttaatttcttgtcTGAAGAGCAATACTATTTGCAAACTCTATATATGCAGAGTGTGCCTATAAAGACAAGTtgaaaaaaggaacaaagaaaCATGGTTAATATCTGTGACTAAACTTATGTTTAAAGTAGATGCGTTGCTATAATATACATCTTCTATCACCCTATTAATTGCTATGATTAATATGTCATCTTCTACTCACTCCACTTATCCTCAACTTCTCTGTTTCTACTCTTTCTTGTTATTTGAAGTGTTTGATGCATGGGTATTGAGATTTTAATTTGCATTCAAAGAAGTCTCCTAATAGCATTCTTTTAGGGTGAAGAATGTGTCCTAAACTGTCTTATGTTGCCAAAATGACAACTATACAACTTTCTGAAAACGCCAAAAACTGATTACGTAGTTATATGTTAGTCTCGTATATCATGAAATCTCAAACTACACAACcaattttccttaattttttacaattatattacttatatgtatgagaaaggaagaaaaattgaaatcatTATCATagtattgattttaattaaaggtaataaatacacataaaataatttttaattagttcacCATGTGAAAAATTACATGCAGCATATCAAAATTAATCCCTTTAGAATTAGAACCAACAACATAACCAAGCATTTTCTCAGTAGGTGAAGGCAATGGATCAAACAATGACATAATGTTTAGTCGTAAATCATATCTatagataaattattaactaaCTTTTTCCTATGTTTGTCCAAATCGTATATccgaaagtttttttttaatttttttttctaaaatatgtgttatgaattaatttaaaattaatgtccAATCAAGAATTAAACTTGTGACTTTTAGGTTATTAGCACAACGTTCTAACCAACCAAACTAATAgaccaattatattataaaataaataatgttgttatacataacactaaacttcctaatgtatatttaatgtgcatgtaaatttaaataataaattttgtgacaattaattttgatataactcatacaaattatttaatccgtatatttttttataaataaaaatatttactattaaaatttttaatatattaataaatttaaaaaaaaacatttttgaaaaaaaaaaacttaccgaTCATGTAATCCATATAAGTTAACTCAGATGTTAGGTGTACAAGCAATTTCATTGGGTGCACGTAGGAGTGCCCTATCATAGGTCTTATATCTAGGCTCCAAAAATTTCCCACAAGCTTGAGGTGTACCATCTTACCATATTCGAGGAAATCCTTCATTTCATCCATCCCACATGAATCTACGTTTTACATATCCTTCTATTTCTTTGTCCTTTTTGTATAATGGACCTAAGATAGTTAGACCGCGTGACTTAAGGTAAAGTATGTTTTCTAAGTTTATTTTCTgcataaaagtaaattaaataggcccttaaattgagaaaattcaaataggTTCcttgactaatttttttttaattgattcctTAAACTAAAAAAGTATGTCATTGAATTTAACTTTTAACAGCTTAAACAGCTAGAAAATGTCACTTTATGACGATATTAAAAATTCCAAATTTAACtacgttaaaaaaaatagtttagagaccTATTTGAAAATTCCCAACTTCCCAACTAGTTGATAAACCTACATAATAATTTGACTTAAAAGGTAAAACTCGTTTTATGTTACcacttttaattctttaaagttatcttaataaataaaaaaaatcagaagttGTATGTAAGGAAATAAACTTTAAATATCAAGTATtgggaaaaaaataatcaaagaaaataaaagataaaaacttGCCTTAGAGAAAGAAAACGGAGAAAAGGAGAAGCaatgaaacttaaaaaaaaaaaaaaggatgaatattttatttgttttcgaTGACGTAGCAAGTTTAGAGTTTTTTCTCCAAAGCCTATTTTCATTTATTGGTTACTCTCacgagaaaacaaataaaaaatgtgtgtatTCTGAAGTTCAGAAGTACTCCTGAGAACTAACCAAACCAGCTTTGGCAAATTTATAATCGaccaagaaaaattatattttcatgaatGGGACAAATATGTAGCACTACCTGTAGAGAAATTCCATCCTCTCAAGCCCTTGCAGGGAAAAATTAGACAAATATGTAAACTACATCCAAAAATGATTGGAAAATCACCCAGCTTTAGATGCCTCACTTGTAGATTTCAGTTCTATGTTCTTCCTCACAAATTCAGACAATCTTGCACTAGCAGCACGCCCTCGCTCTAGGCAGTGAAGATAATCATccactagaaaaaaaaaatagaaaactaatTAGTGTATTTTGaccttatcattttttattattttattacttaattcattttacttaTTTATAGGTCAGCAGGCCTAgcccaaaaatatataataaggaAAGAAGAATGAACAAGCAggtccaccagaagtgctttaaTAGATTCATGACCCAAGCCCAATTAGATCTGGGTATAATACTTTTTTCGGTTTTTCCAATTTTTcccaaaatttaataaaattggaGGCAGCTCCATTCATTTTCAGAGTCACAACAATCACAGCAGAAAATAAAACCTACACAAGCACATACTGTGCAAGCATATGATAAAGCACTAGGCCAATGTTGGAAAAAATAGATACTTATGGCACAAAAATTGCTATTGAGGGTAGTAACTAAAAAAGGTTAAAGAAAGTGCGGCAGAATACCTGACATAGCACCCTGTGTAATAGATGTCATGATTCCATGTGCCATAGGCTCACTACCCGCCTGCAGTGATCCCTCTGGGAGGACAGAAACAATTGTATTTGGAAAAACTAAATTGATGAATGCTTTCATTTTCTgccataagataaaaaaaacattgaattaGAGTTGTATACAAGAAGATGGGACCTAGGACCAATAAAAAATCTGTCATGCCAGTATGCCAAAGGGACAAGAAAATATTAACTGTACCATGGTTATGGGCTTATGGCAAAAAACATATCATGTGCTGAGTACCACTAAGCCTCAGCATGTCATTGACTACACACATATGCATGAACATTTCTAAGATAAAACACACAATGACTATTGGATGCATGAACATTTCTAAGATAAAACACACAATGACTATTGGATGCATAATTAGTTACTAGTCCAGAATCTAGATAGTTAGCATCTCATACATAGCTAGAATATTGGCTTTTGCCCAAGTAAAAAAGGTTGCTGAAGTTACAAGGCATATCAAATTTCCACTAATCATGAATAAAGACCTCTATATTTTTAACATGGGGAATAAATATCTGCCGGGGTAGCATTGCAAAAGAACAAGGTATTACTGAACTATTTCCTGAATCATGTCTTCTAATATTGCGGAAGCAGATAAAGGCAAAAGgttaaataatgtaaatttataaaaaggttAACAATTCTATGCcatcaaaaataaagaagaggTTGTTTATATTTTCCAATAAGAGCAGTTAAGTTAATCAAACCTCAAATGAGGATAATGTAATTTATTCAAACAAAGAAAAGCTAGAATAGAAAAGAGTTAGCCTCATGACATGAATAACGAAAGGCCTGTCAAGACAGCAATAACTGAAAAGTGACCACAAaagtttaaacaatttttttaaactattatcCACAATGCATTTAGAATACAAATACAAATAAGGTAAATGTAGACCAAATTTTATTCAGCTTACTCAATTCGGTAGACATTAGgtgaaaatataataacactttaaatgaaccaaaaatgatTCTACTAACCTCCTCTTCATCTTTGGTCGGGTCCAATATAATACAGCCACTATCTGTTACAGAACAACATATCGCTACTGTAGAGACAAGGATGagaattcattatttttaatagaatgaaaacatagaaaaaaaccaaaagagaatAAACCAACAAGTCTAGATTACCAGCAAGATGTTTTAGGGGAATTCCGGCATCCACAAGTGCAGCGCATGCTGCATTTATTGCACATGGAAGAAGCTACATATTAAGTCAAGAAAAAGGAGCAAAAGATCTagaatcatatatattatttattgatcACTTCAGATCTCCACTCCTCatataataaacaataaaatcaaaCTGAAATGTATGTATTTGATGGAATTGATGGTAATCCAATTTGTTCTTTCAAagtcataaaaaagaaataacttgaCCCTAAAGGCCTGAACAGAGTAACTGAATACCACTAGGTCACTACCCACCACCCATTTTAATAGTTGACCATTGAACCCACCCATTTTAATAGTTGACCATTGAACCTGAATTGTAAAAATAGCATAAATGTGTTGGCTAGACGTTACGGAAAATATAATTTCTCCATTTTTCATACCAATCAAAAGGGTCAAAATCTAAAAGGAAGATGGCTAAAAGATTTCATgaattaaacataataaattcaaaataaagggATGAAACTGCTCTCACACATGCAAGCTATGGTGTATGGATCATcagtaaaattattatagattGTCATGCATGTCACAAGCAATCAAAATGGCAAGCCGGCAAGATCTCATAGCTTGCCCTTTTGATGTCAAGAAAAGGGAACAAATTACCATAAAGTgattagaaaaataacaaaaatcttTCACGGAAAAATAAAGAACTATTACAGCACCTCAGGACTCTCAAAGGATTAGTCTTTCCTTCCATTTTCAAGCGAGTATAACACTATGTCACTACCCACTTAAAATACGGTTAAAGTAGAATGACAAGTTGTGACATACTTTCACATCAGACAAAAATCCTAAGGAATACATGTCACGTTGAATCAAATCACAAAGTGAAGAATTGCCAAATTAAAAGGGAAGGTTGCAGTAAAAGTAGACATATCATAACCTTAAAGAAACAGTTACCATATAAATCATATTAGAACTGAATTTTTAAATAGGATACAGCACCATCATCGTGGACAACCTGCAGTAGAAACAAAGAGTGAAGATATCAGTTAAATACAAATCACACATGTCACTTAACAATTTATAAAGCAATCAGCAAGGCAATAACTATGCGAAggcaagaaaataaaagttccaATTTTAACTGAGAACCATTCACACAAAAGAACCACAGCAGCACAGTCCTTATCAAAATTAGAGTAAAACCAAAAGAATAGTTGCATTGCACCATGCTC
Encoded proteins:
- the LOC114395362 gene encoding exosome complex exonuclease RRP46 homolog, which gives rise to METDRPDGRTPNQLRPLVCSCSILHRSHGSASWAQGETKVLAAVYGPKAGTKKNENPEKASIEVIWKPKTGQIGKVEKEYEMILKRTLESICIRTIYPNTTTSVIVQVVHDDGALLPCAINAACAALVDAGIPLKHLAVAICCSVTDSGCIILDPTKDEEEKMKAFINLVFPNTIVSVLPEGSLQAGSEPMAHGIMTSITQGAMSVDDYLHCLERGRAASARLSEFVRKNIELKSTSEASKAG
- the LOC114394874 gene encoding putative ripening-related protein 1, translated to MKRFIPNASFILLATLILTSCFYSEAQKCRPSGRIRGKKAPPGQCNQENDSDCCKEGKMYTTYECSPPMSSNTKAYLTLNSFQKGGDGGGPSECDNQYHSDDTPVVALSTGWFNHKSRCLHNITISGNGRSVVAMVVDQCDSRKGCDAEHDYQPPCPNNIVDASKAVWKALGVPLNEWGGLDITWSDA